The Procambarus clarkii isolate CNS0578487 chromosome 42, FALCON_Pclarkii_2.0, whole genome shotgun sequence nucleotide sequence ttctctttctctttctctatctctctctctctctctttttctctctctctctctatctctatctctctctctctctctctctctatctctctctctctctctctctctctctctctttctctctctctctctttctctctctctctctctctctctctctctctctctctctctatctctctctctctctctctctctctctctctctctctctctctctctctatctatctctctctcttccctattCATGTTataattattctctctctctctctctttcttacttTCCAACTCTTCATTCCTCCCACCCCTCCCAGGAACTCCCACCCTCTCCCACATTCATGTCAAACCCACCCATGCGTCGTCCACAGATGCGTGGACCGAATGAACGTGGGAATATTTTGGACTTACTACTTCGAGTGCGAACCCGGAACGGTCTTCAGCGACGACCTAGACCAGTGCGTTCACTCGCACCTCGTCTCGGCCCCCTGCGGAACCCCACCGACGACACCTCGTCCCATCATCCCTTGCACGGGCGTCGAGGGAACCTGCAAGAATTACGAGATCTGTGACCCACTCCCGAAGAGGACTATAAACTTGTGTGATGAGATCCAGTGCCCGCTGAGGACGCCGAACCTGCAGTGTGGCCCGGGCTACGGCTACGACTTGGTGAACAAGAAGTGTACACTCAAGCCAAAAGGTATGTTGTGTTGCTGtgactgtctctttctctctgtgcgTTGTAATGTGTTACTGTGAAGTTGTGAATTTAATGAGCTACTGCTCCAGGAGAAGTGGAACTTTAGAGTGTTAATTAAAAGCAATTgtgtttttttttctccctctctttctctatcctactctcatactctctctctatctcccctaCCAACAGATTGGCAGCTGTGTGGATACAAGGAGCCAGTGAGTGAACTCAGCCTCACAGAAATAGCCAAGTTAACCTGCTCAAGCTCCAACCTCAGACCCAAGACGGACTTTGTCTCCCGAGTGCACTGCGACAATTACGCACTCTGTGACGGAACCAAGTTTAAGGTCAGTACGAGAGAATTAATGATCTTGACGCCCAGGAAGGCTACACGGAGCCT carries:
- the LOC123770362 gene encoding uncharacterized protein produces the protein MSGGSWLTVVAVLVVTVTTVYAAIPGPYDRRYPDYIVDPRVSCEKEGSFPHPRNCSWYYRCVDRMNVGIFWTYYFECEPGTVFSDDLDQCVHSHLVSAPCGTPPTTPRPIIPCTGVEGTCKNYEICDPLPKRTINLCDEIQCPLRTPNLQCGPGYGYDLVNKKCTLKPKDWQLCGYKEPVSELSLTEIAKLTCSSSNLRPKTDFVSRVHCDNYALCDGTKFKENKQLCSSYYECYYTGAEWKANLKACSTGLLFSYDLDQCVAAPSPAEICTSSNF